In Prochlorococcus marinus XMU1404, the following proteins share a genomic window:
- the petP gene encoding cytochrome b6f subunit PetP — MAETKLLPKIGSKIKININKVKDRLPGKLIDQISSNPKAVITGYKMTDGRSIGITAKFQNGEQNWFFPEEIEKG, encoded by the coding sequence ATGGCTGAAACAAAATTATTACCCAAAATCGGTAGTAAAATTAAAATTAACATTAACAAAGTAAAAGATAGACTACCAGGTAAATTAATTGATCAAATATCATCTAATCCTAAAGCCGTAATAACAGGCTATAAAATGACAGACGGCAGGAGTATTGGAATCACGGCAAAATTTCAGAATGGTGAGCAAAACTGGTTTTTCCCAGAAGAAATTGAGAAAGGTTAA
- the hisF gene encoding imidazole glycerol phosphate synthase subunit HisF, whose product MVALRLIPCLDVANGRVVKGVNFVNLRDSGDPVELACRYSDEGADELVFLDIRASVENRNTLIDLVSRTAESVKIPFTVGGGIDSVSSINDLLRAGADKVSLNSSAVKNPDLISKSSREFGTQCIVIAIDARRKVNKVDEWEVYVKGGRENTGIDVLSWAKKVEELGAGEILLTSMDGDGTQNGYDLDLTESVTKIVNIPVIASGGAGSLEDIYDVFKEGRASAALLASLLHDRKLTLQEIKTFLLEKKLPIRPYE is encoded by the coding sequence ATGGTAGCTCTTCGTTTAATTCCTTGTTTAGATGTAGCCAATGGAAGAGTGGTTAAAGGTGTAAATTTTGTTAACTTGAGAGACTCTGGTGATCCTGTTGAATTGGCTTGTAGGTATTCTGATGAAGGTGCAGATGAATTAGTATTTTTAGATATTAGAGCTAGTGTGGAAAATAGGAATACATTAATTGACCTTGTTTCTAGGACAGCAGAATCAGTAAAAATCCCTTTTACGGTGGGTGGAGGTATAGATTCTGTTTCTTCTATTAATGATCTTTTAAGAGCAGGGGCGGACAAAGTTAGTTTGAATTCCTCAGCCGTTAAAAATCCTGATTTAATTTCTAAAAGTTCTAGAGAATTTGGTACACAATGCATCGTGATTGCAATTGATGCAAGAAGGAAAGTTAATAAGGTTGACGAATGGGAGGTATATGTAAAAGGAGGGCGAGAAAATACTGGTATAGATGTATTAAGTTGGGCAAAGAAAGTTGAGGAATTAGGTGCGGGGGAAATATTGCTAACTTCAATGGATGGCGATGGAACGCAGAATGGTTATGATTTAGATCTGACTGAATCTGTCACCAAAATTGTTAACATCCCAGTAATCGCTTCTGGAGGAGCAGGCTCTTTAGAAGATATATATGATGTTTTCAAAGAAGGCAGGGCATCAGCAGCACTTTTAGCATCATTACTTCATGATAGGAAACTTACTTTACAAGAAATAAAAACTTTCCTCCTTGAAAAAAAACTTCCAATTAGACCATATGAATAA
- the ubiE gene encoding bifunctional demethylmenaquinone methyltransferase/2-methoxy-6-polyprenyl-1,4-benzoquinol methylase UbiE — MKFTKTIEVKNIFNRISYKYDFLNNLLSFGLHKLWKRKLVDLLEPLNGEDWADLCCGTGDLAFLISERVSPRGSITGIDSAKQILNIAKKKSKIKKNKFIKWVIKDVLEINDYSKNFDGICMSYGLRNLNNVEEGMKKVFYLLKDKGRAGFLDFNHSTKNSISNIFQTIYLRLVVVTISRLFSLSPEYAYIEKSISNFPKKNELIKIAKDIGFKKAEYRTVFFGQMGILILAK; from the coding sequence ATGAAATTCACAAAAACTATCGAAGTCAAAAATATATTTAATAGAATTTCTTATAAATATGACTTTTTAAATAATCTACTAAGTTTTGGACTCCACAAATTATGGAAAAGGAAATTAGTTGATTTATTAGAACCCTTAAATGGTGAAGATTGGGCTGATTTATGCTGTGGAACTGGAGATTTGGCATTCTTAATTTCTGAGAGAGTAAGTCCAAGGGGCTCAATTACTGGGATTGACAGTGCCAAGCAAATTTTAAATATTGCAAAGAAAAAATCAAAGATTAAAAAAAATAAATTCATTAAATGGGTAATTAAAGATGTTTTAGAAATTAATGATTATTCGAAAAATTTTGATGGGATTTGTATGTCATATGGATTAAGAAACTTGAATAATGTTGAAGAAGGAATGAAAAAAGTTTTTTATCTTTTGAAGGATAAAGGAAGGGCAGGATTCTTGGATTTTAATCATTCAACAAAAAATTCTATATCTAATATTTTTCAGACAATATATTTGAGGCTTGTAGTTGTGACCATTTCGCGTCTTTTTAGTTTAAGTCCAGAGTACGCATATATTGAAAAAAGCATTAGTAATTTTCCAAAGAAAAATGAGCTCATAAAAATTGCTAAGGATATTGGATTTAAAAAAGCTGAATATAGAACTGTTTTTTTTGGTCAGATGGGAATATTAATTTTAGCTAAATAA
- a CDS encoding DUF721 domain-containing protein: MDKKYLPILNRRNPHPLKNCLENFKKSWGDLNKLSKINENWKDLIGIGLFQECKPLNIEKKILTIAVNHPQWRQALIYNKHKLIERIENIGITLNEIKIIQNYELKNKNFQATNAKTVWAKHPSRIYQNNMCICTVCNSPTPQGEIKRWGKCSFCWRKVNN, translated from the coding sequence TTGGACAAAAAGTATTTGCCAATATTGAATAGAAGGAATCCACACCCATTAAAAAATTGTCTTGAAAATTTCAAAAAATCATGGGGGGACTTAAATAAACTTTCTAAAATCAACGAAAACTGGAAGGACTTAATCGGTATAGGACTATTTCAAGAATGCAAACCATTAAATATTGAAAAAAAAATACTTACTATTGCAGTAAATCATCCTCAGTGGCGTCAAGCTCTAATCTACAACAAGCATAAATTAATAGAAAGAATCGAGAACATTGGAATAACTTTAAATGAAATAAAAATAATACAAAATTATGAACTTAAAAATAAAAATTTTCAAGCAACTAATGCAAAGACAGTTTGGGCTAAGCATCCAAGCAGAATCTATCAAAATAATATGTGCATTTGTACTGTCTGTAATTCCCCAACTCCCCAGGGTGAAATCAAACGTTGGGGAAAGTGTTCTTTTTGTTGGAGAAAAGTTAACAACTAA
- a CDS encoding biotin--[acetyl-CoA-carboxylase] ligase has product MKVIGSAAKTVFYLKKIQGQHPNWSLHYKIKCKSTENELTNLLRYAEIKRNQPVAIIAREQFSGFGQNSKTWVSPKGGIWLSAAYPIFSKEFKSQIFNLSLGIKICEMLKQENINVCLKWPNDIFIGSKKLIGFLPKVITRGNEITYVRVGLGMNVLNYTPSEGTSLSKVLQTKNINQYYWTAKVLKAFHDSVECNSNKDYVINSANKFLTKRFLPSGFCSNTWKIRDIDSNGNLRIENQTQLKVITRF; this is encoded by the coding sequence GTGAAAGTTATTGGATCTGCAGCTAAGACAGTTTTTTATTTAAAAAAAATTCAGGGTCAACATCCAAATTGGAGTCTTCATTACAAAATAAAATGCAAAAGTACAGAAAATGAGCTAACCAACTTGCTTAGATATGCTGAAATAAAGAGAAACCAGCCAGTAGCGATAATTGCAAGAGAACAGTTCTCAGGTTTTGGCCAAAATTCAAAAACTTGGGTTTCTCCAAAAGGAGGGATTTGGTTAAGTGCAGCTTACCCAATATTTTCAAAAGAATTTAAAAGCCAAATTTTTAATTTGTCTTTAGGAATTAAGATATGTGAAATGCTTAAACAAGAAAATATAAATGTTTGTTTGAAATGGCCAAATGATATTTTTATTGGATCAAAAAAGTTGATTGGATTTTTACCGAAGGTGATAACAAGAGGTAATGAAATTACCTACGTAAGAGTAGGACTTGGCATGAATGTTTTAAATTACACTCCATCAGAAGGAACTTCATTATCAAAAGTACTACAAACTAAGAATATAAATCAATATTATTGGACAGCAAAAGTTCTTAAAGCTTTTCATGATTCAGTTGAATGTAATAGTAATAAAGATTATGTGATCAATTCGGCAAATAAGTTCCTCACTAAAAGATTTTTACCTAGTGGTTTTTGTTCTAATACATGGAAAATTAGAGATATTGACTCTAATGGTAATTTAAGGATTGAAAATCAAACTCAACTGAAGGTAATTACAAGATTCTGA